In a single window of the Entelurus aequoreus isolate RoL-2023_Sb linkage group LG16, RoL_Eaeq_v1.1, whole genome shotgun sequence genome:
- the LOC133631040 gene encoding protein EFR3 homolog A-like isoform X2 — protein MEKLTFYAVSAPEKLDRIGAYLAERLSRDVVRHRYWNVVIAMEALDQLLMACHSQSIKPFVESFLHMVAKLLESREPKLQVLGTNSFVKFANIEEDTPSYHRRYDFFVSQFSAMCHSTHEDVDTRTRIRVAGIKGLQGVVRKTVNDELQAIIWEPQHMDKLIPSMLFNMQDSDDLDRAGHPSTPSVSGQDGEENPATLAENCFRELLGRAAYGNMNNAVRPVLVHLDNHHLWEPNEFAVSCFRIIMYSIQAQHSHHVIQQVLGHLDMHNKNTPRVRAGIVQVLLETVAIAAKGSVGTIQKSKQGDVFTFQSEHGTLPNLWLGPTVLEVFNTLLKHLRMSVDFELGESSRRNSSSSVSSGRSKESEERIVQNAIIQTIGFFGGNLPDYQRAEVMMFIMGKVPVYGTPCHTLDTVKIGHQGTKRIQTMLLSSLIMVTSGFKSKSMAAALPPPFLDPLFSISLMEDGELRQLVLEILHNIIDRHDNRAKLRGIRIIPNVAALKIKREKISKQDVAFMKKHGQQLYRHIYLGCKEEDNVHKNFELLFTTLAILTIELASEEVVIDLIRLNIALQDMVLANEENMSMSLRCGVMALVAAYLNFLSQMIANPSFCQHVSKVIELRNMDAPYLLPEHIFRDKCTLPECLDKEERALYFQTTEITECLAGPGYNAERLSIPYVPQVTVLYTVGKILHRCKQTSQDRLTRRKSFVDTVSLQVDIMSNNLPDKSQLAEEITFETLKKAIDTSGLEEQERERRRQVMEKFQKAPFEELAAHCESKANMLNERLAHIFELTIRPPPSPSGVVSVSSGHAQNQSVPVYEMKFPDLCVY, from the exons ATGGAGAAGCTGACCTTCTACGCTGTGTCTGCACCGGAGAAATTGGACCGGATCGGAGCATACCTGGCTGAGCGGCTGAGCAGGGACGTGGTGCGCCATCGCTACTG GAACGTGGTAATCGCCATGGAGGCTCTGGACCAGCTTCTGATGGCCTGTCACTCTCAGAGCATCAAGCCCTTTGTGGAGAGTTTCCTGCACATGGTGGCCAAACTGCTGGAGTCCAGAGAGCCGAAACTGCAGGTCCTGGGGACCAACTCG TTTGTGAAGTTTGCCAATATCGAGGAAGACACTCCCTCCTACCATCGCCGCTATGACTTCTTCGTGTCCCAGTTCAGCGCCATGTGCCACTCTACCCACGAAGATGTGGACACCAGGACCAG GATCCGAGTGGCGGGAATTAAAGGTCTGCAGGGAGTGGTTAGGAAGACGGTGAATGACGAGCTGCAGGCCATCATATGGGAGCCGCAGCACATGGACAAACTCATTCCCTCCATGCTTTTCAACATGCAGGACAGCGATGACCTGGACAG GGCGGGGCATCCCAGCACGCCATCAGTGTCGGGTCAGGACGGCGAGGAGAACCCAGCCACGCTGGCAGAGAACTGCTTCAGAGAGCTGCTGGGCCGAGCCGCCTACGGCAACATGAACAACGCTGTGCGACCCGTGCTGGT TCACCTGGACAACCATCACCTGTGGGAGCCGAACGAGTTTGCTGTTTCCTGCTTCAGGATCATCATGTACTCCATCCAG GCTCAGCATTCGCACCACGTCATCCAGCAGGTCCTAGGCCACCTGGACATGCACAACAAGAACACTCCTCGAGTGCGTGCCGGCATCGTCCAGGTGCTGCTTGAGACCGTGGCCATCGCTGCCAAAGGCTCCGTGG GAACCATCCAAAAGTCCAAACAAGGTGATGTGTTCACCTTCCAGAGTGAACACGGAACCCTTCCCAACCTCTGGCTCG GTCCCACCGTGCTGGAAGTCTTCAACACGCTGCTCAAACACTTGAGGATGAGCGTGGACTTCGAGCTGGGTGAGAGCTCTAGGAGGAATTCCAGCAGCAGCGTTTCATCCGGCCGCAGCAAGGAGAGCGAGGAGCGCATCGTCCAGAACGCGATCATCCAGACCATCG GATTCTTTGGAGGGAACCTGCCTGACTACCAACGAGCTGAGGTCATGATGTTCATCATGGGCAAGGTGCCAGTGTACGGGACCCCCTGCCACACCTTGGATACTGTCAAAATCGG GCATCAAGGAACCAAACGGATCCAGACCATGCTGCTCAGCTCGCTCATCATG GTCACGTCAGGCtttaagtccaagtccatggcGGCTGCGCTCCCCCCACCCTTCCTGGACCCGCTCTTCTCCATCTCCCTCATGGAGGATGGTGAGCTAAGGCAGCTTGTGCTGGAGATCCTGCACAACATCATCGATCGCCATGACAACCGAGCTAAACTGCGCGGCATCAG GATCATTCCCAACGTGGCTGCACTGAAGATCAAGAGAGAAAAGATCTCCAAGCAGGATGTGGCCTTCATGAAGAAG CACGGCCAGCAGCTGTACCGCCACATCTACCTGGGCTGCAAGGAGGAAGACAACGTGCACAAGAACTTTGAACTGCTCTTCACCACACTTGCCATCCTCACCATCGAGCTCGCCAGCGAAGAAGTGGTCATCGACCTCATCCGACTCAACATCGCTTTGCAG GATATGGTGCTGGCCAATGAGGAGAACATGTCTATGTCTCTCCGCTGCGGCGTGATGGCATTGGTGGCGGCATACCTCAACTTCCTGAGCCAGATGATTGCCAACCCGTCTTTCTGCCAGCACGTCAGCAAG GTGATTGAGCTGAGGAACATGGACGCACCATATCTTCTGCCAGAGCATATCTTTAGGGACAAGTGCAC CCTTCCTGAGTGTTTGGATAAGGAGGAGCGAGCGCTGTACTTCCAGACCACTGAGATAACCGAGTGCCTGGCTGGTCCAGGATACAACGCTGAGAGACTGTCCATCCCTTACGTCCCTCAAGTCACAG TGCTTTACACAGTGGGAAAAATTCTGCACAGGTGCAAACAGACGTCACAAG ACCGCCTTACCCGGAGGAAGAGTTTTGTGGACACCGTCTCATTGCAAGTGGACATCATGTCCAATAATCTTCCTGATAAG TCACAGCTAGCTGAGGAGATCACCTTTGAGACCCTGAAGAAAGCCATCG ACACAAGCGGCCTAGAGGAGCAGGAACGCGAGCGGAGACGTCAGGTGATGGAGAAATTCCAGAAAGCTCCGTTTGAAGAGCTCGCCGCCCACTGCGAGTCGAAG GCCAACATGCTGAACGAGCGTTTGGCGCACATCTTTGAACTCACCATCAG GCCGCCGCCCAGTCCTTCCGGAGTGGTGTCAGTGTCATCAGGCCACGCCCAGAACCAGTCTGTGCCCGTATACGAGATGAAGTTTCCAGACCTTTGTGTCTATTGA
- the LOC133631040 gene encoding protein EFR3 homolog A-like isoform X3, with protein sequence MPAGVCGCCGPLRPRYKRLVDNIFPEDPKDGLSKSDMEKLTFYAVSAPEKLDRIGAYLAERLSRDVVRHRYWNVVIAMEALDQLLMACHSQSIKPFVESFLHMVAKLLESREPKLQVLGTNSFVKFANIEEDTPSYHRRYDFFVSQFSAMCHSTHEDVDTRTRIRVAGIKGLQGVVRKTVNDELQAIIWEPQHMDKLIPSMLFNMQDSDDLDRAGHPSTPSVSGQDGEENPATLAENCFRELLGRAAYGNMNNAVRPVLVHLDNHHLWEPNEFAVSCFRIIMYSIQAQHSHHVIQQVLGHLDMHNKNTPRVRAGIVQVLLETVAIAAKGSVGTIQKSKQGDVFTFQSEHGTLPNLWLGPTVLEVFNTLLKHLRMSVDFELGESSRRNSSSSVSSGRSKESEERIVQNAIIQTIGFFGGNLPDYQRAEVMMFIMGKVPVYGTPCHTLDTVKIGHQGTKRIQTMLLSSLIMVTSGFKSKSMAAALPPPFLDPLFSISLMEDGELRQLVLEILHNIIDRHDNRAKLRGIRIIPNVAALKIKREKISKQDVAFMKKHGQQLYRHIYLGCKEEDNVHKNFELLFTTLAILTIELASEEVVIDLIRLNIALQDMVLANEENMSMSLRCGVMALVAAYLNFLSQMIANPSFCQHVSKVIELRNMDAPYLLPEHIFRDKCTLPECLDKEERALYFQTTEITECLAGPGYNAERLSIPYVPQVTVLYTVGKILHRCKQTSQDEDRLTRRKSFVDTVSLQVDIMSNNLPDKSQLAEEITFETLKKAIDTSGLEEQERERRRQVMEKFQKAPFEELAAHCESKANMLNERLAHIFELTIRPPPSPSGVVSVSSGHAQNQSVPVYEMKFPDLCVY encoded by the exons GATGGTCTGAGCAAGTCGGACATGGAGAAGCTGACCTTCTACGCTGTGTCTGCACCGGAGAAATTGGACCGGATCGGAGCATACCTGGCTGAGCGGCTGAGCAGGGACGTGGTGCGCCATCGCTACTG GAACGTGGTAATCGCCATGGAGGCTCTGGACCAGCTTCTGATGGCCTGTCACTCTCAGAGCATCAAGCCCTTTGTGGAGAGTTTCCTGCACATGGTGGCCAAACTGCTGGAGTCCAGAGAGCCGAAACTGCAGGTCCTGGGGACCAACTCG TTTGTGAAGTTTGCCAATATCGAGGAAGACACTCCCTCCTACCATCGCCGCTATGACTTCTTCGTGTCCCAGTTCAGCGCCATGTGCCACTCTACCCACGAAGATGTGGACACCAGGACCAG GATCCGAGTGGCGGGAATTAAAGGTCTGCAGGGAGTGGTTAGGAAGACGGTGAATGACGAGCTGCAGGCCATCATATGGGAGCCGCAGCACATGGACAAACTCATTCCCTCCATGCTTTTCAACATGCAGGACAGCGATGACCTGGACAG GGCGGGGCATCCCAGCACGCCATCAGTGTCGGGTCAGGACGGCGAGGAGAACCCAGCCACGCTGGCAGAGAACTGCTTCAGAGAGCTGCTGGGCCGAGCCGCCTACGGCAACATGAACAACGCTGTGCGACCCGTGCTGGT TCACCTGGACAACCATCACCTGTGGGAGCCGAACGAGTTTGCTGTTTCCTGCTTCAGGATCATCATGTACTCCATCCAG GCTCAGCATTCGCACCACGTCATCCAGCAGGTCCTAGGCCACCTGGACATGCACAACAAGAACACTCCTCGAGTGCGTGCCGGCATCGTCCAGGTGCTGCTTGAGACCGTGGCCATCGCTGCCAAAGGCTCCGTGG GAACCATCCAAAAGTCCAAACAAGGTGATGTGTTCACCTTCCAGAGTGAACACGGAACCCTTCCCAACCTCTGGCTCG GTCCCACCGTGCTGGAAGTCTTCAACACGCTGCTCAAACACTTGAGGATGAGCGTGGACTTCGAGCTGGGTGAGAGCTCTAGGAGGAATTCCAGCAGCAGCGTTTCATCCGGCCGCAGCAAGGAGAGCGAGGAGCGCATCGTCCAGAACGCGATCATCCAGACCATCG GATTCTTTGGAGGGAACCTGCCTGACTACCAACGAGCTGAGGTCATGATGTTCATCATGGGCAAGGTGCCAGTGTACGGGACCCCCTGCCACACCTTGGATACTGTCAAAATCGG GCATCAAGGAACCAAACGGATCCAGACCATGCTGCTCAGCTCGCTCATCATG GTCACGTCAGGCtttaagtccaagtccatggcGGCTGCGCTCCCCCCACCCTTCCTGGACCCGCTCTTCTCCATCTCCCTCATGGAGGATGGTGAGCTAAGGCAGCTTGTGCTGGAGATCCTGCACAACATCATCGATCGCCATGACAACCGAGCTAAACTGCGCGGCATCAG GATCATTCCCAACGTGGCTGCACTGAAGATCAAGAGAGAAAAGATCTCCAAGCAGGATGTGGCCTTCATGAAGAAG CACGGCCAGCAGCTGTACCGCCACATCTACCTGGGCTGCAAGGAGGAAGACAACGTGCACAAGAACTTTGAACTGCTCTTCACCACACTTGCCATCCTCACCATCGAGCTCGCCAGCGAAGAAGTGGTCATCGACCTCATCCGACTCAACATCGCTTTGCAG GATATGGTGCTGGCCAATGAGGAGAACATGTCTATGTCTCTCCGCTGCGGCGTGATGGCATTGGTGGCGGCATACCTCAACTTCCTGAGCCAGATGATTGCCAACCCGTCTTTCTGCCAGCACGTCAGCAAG GTGATTGAGCTGAGGAACATGGACGCACCATATCTTCTGCCAGAGCATATCTTTAGGGACAAGTGCAC CCTTCCTGAGTGTTTGGATAAGGAGGAGCGAGCGCTGTACTTCCAGACCACTGAGATAACCGAGTGCCTGGCTGGTCCAGGATACAACGCTGAGAGACTGTCCATCCCTTACGTCCCTCAAGTCACAG TGCTTTACACAGTGGGAAAAATTCTGCACAGGTGCAAACAGACGTCACAAG ATGAAGACCGCCTTACCCGGAGGAAGAGTTTTGTGGACACCGTCTCATTGCAAGTGGACATCATGTCCAATAATCTTCCTGATAAG TCACAGCTAGCTGAGGAGATCACCTTTGAGACCCTGAAGAAAGCCATCG ACACAAGCGGCCTAGAGGAGCAGGAACGCGAGCGGAGACGTCAGGTGATGGAGAAATTCCAGAAAGCTCCGTTTGAAGAGCTCGCCGCCCACTGCGAGTCGAAG GCCAACATGCTGAACGAGCGTTTGGCGCACATCTTTGAACTCACCATCAG GCCGCCGCCCAGTCCTTCCGGAGTGGTGTCAGTGTCATCAGGCCACGCCCAGAACCAGTCTGTGCCCGTATACGAGATGAAGTTTCCAGACCTTTGTGTCTATTGA
- the LOC133631040 gene encoding protein EFR3 homolog A-like isoform X1 has product MEKLTFYAVSAPEKLDRIGAYLAERLSRDVVRHRYWNVVIAMEALDQLLMACHSQSIKPFVESFLHMVAKLLESREPKLQVLGTNSFVKFANIEEDTPSYHRRYDFFVSQFSAMCHSTHEDVDTRTRIRVAGIKGLQGVVRKTVNDELQAIIWEPQHMDKLIPSMLFNMQDSDDLDRAGHPSTPSVSGQDGEENPATLAENCFRELLGRAAYGNMNNAVRPVLVHLDNHHLWEPNEFAVSCFRIIMYSIQAQHSHHVIQQVLGHLDMHNKNTPRVRAGIVQVLLETVAIAAKGSVGTIQKSKQGDVFTFQSEHGTLPNLWLGPTVLEVFNTLLKHLRMSVDFELGESSRRNSSSSVSSGRSKESEERIVQNAIIQTIGFFGGNLPDYQRAEVMMFIMGKVPVYGTPCHTLDTVKIGHQGTKRIQTMLLSSLIMVTSGFKSKSMAAALPPPFLDPLFSISLMEDGELRQLVLEILHNIIDRHDNRAKLRGIRIIPNVAALKIKREKISKQDVAFMKKHGQQLYRHIYLGCKEEDNVHKNFELLFTTLAILTIELASEEVVIDLIRLNIALQDMVLANEENMSMSLRCGVMALVAAYLNFLSQMIANPSFCQHVSKVIELRNMDAPYLLPEHIFRDKCTLPECLDKEERALYFQTTEITECLAGPGYNAERLSIPYVPQVTVLYTVGKILHRCKQTSQDEDRLTRRKSFVDTVSLQVDIMSNNLPDKSQLAEEITFETLKKAIDTSGLEEQERERRRQVMEKFQKAPFEELAAHCESKANMLNERLAHIFELTIRPPPSPSGVVSVSSGHAQNQSVPVYEMKFPDLCVY; this is encoded by the exons ATGGAGAAGCTGACCTTCTACGCTGTGTCTGCACCGGAGAAATTGGACCGGATCGGAGCATACCTGGCTGAGCGGCTGAGCAGGGACGTGGTGCGCCATCGCTACTG GAACGTGGTAATCGCCATGGAGGCTCTGGACCAGCTTCTGATGGCCTGTCACTCTCAGAGCATCAAGCCCTTTGTGGAGAGTTTCCTGCACATGGTGGCCAAACTGCTGGAGTCCAGAGAGCCGAAACTGCAGGTCCTGGGGACCAACTCG TTTGTGAAGTTTGCCAATATCGAGGAAGACACTCCCTCCTACCATCGCCGCTATGACTTCTTCGTGTCCCAGTTCAGCGCCATGTGCCACTCTACCCACGAAGATGTGGACACCAGGACCAG GATCCGAGTGGCGGGAATTAAAGGTCTGCAGGGAGTGGTTAGGAAGACGGTGAATGACGAGCTGCAGGCCATCATATGGGAGCCGCAGCACATGGACAAACTCATTCCCTCCATGCTTTTCAACATGCAGGACAGCGATGACCTGGACAG GGCGGGGCATCCCAGCACGCCATCAGTGTCGGGTCAGGACGGCGAGGAGAACCCAGCCACGCTGGCAGAGAACTGCTTCAGAGAGCTGCTGGGCCGAGCCGCCTACGGCAACATGAACAACGCTGTGCGACCCGTGCTGGT TCACCTGGACAACCATCACCTGTGGGAGCCGAACGAGTTTGCTGTTTCCTGCTTCAGGATCATCATGTACTCCATCCAG GCTCAGCATTCGCACCACGTCATCCAGCAGGTCCTAGGCCACCTGGACATGCACAACAAGAACACTCCTCGAGTGCGTGCCGGCATCGTCCAGGTGCTGCTTGAGACCGTGGCCATCGCTGCCAAAGGCTCCGTGG GAACCATCCAAAAGTCCAAACAAGGTGATGTGTTCACCTTCCAGAGTGAACACGGAACCCTTCCCAACCTCTGGCTCG GTCCCACCGTGCTGGAAGTCTTCAACACGCTGCTCAAACACTTGAGGATGAGCGTGGACTTCGAGCTGGGTGAGAGCTCTAGGAGGAATTCCAGCAGCAGCGTTTCATCCGGCCGCAGCAAGGAGAGCGAGGAGCGCATCGTCCAGAACGCGATCATCCAGACCATCG GATTCTTTGGAGGGAACCTGCCTGACTACCAACGAGCTGAGGTCATGATGTTCATCATGGGCAAGGTGCCAGTGTACGGGACCCCCTGCCACACCTTGGATACTGTCAAAATCGG GCATCAAGGAACCAAACGGATCCAGACCATGCTGCTCAGCTCGCTCATCATG GTCACGTCAGGCtttaagtccaagtccatggcGGCTGCGCTCCCCCCACCCTTCCTGGACCCGCTCTTCTCCATCTCCCTCATGGAGGATGGTGAGCTAAGGCAGCTTGTGCTGGAGATCCTGCACAACATCATCGATCGCCATGACAACCGAGCTAAACTGCGCGGCATCAG GATCATTCCCAACGTGGCTGCACTGAAGATCAAGAGAGAAAAGATCTCCAAGCAGGATGTGGCCTTCATGAAGAAG CACGGCCAGCAGCTGTACCGCCACATCTACCTGGGCTGCAAGGAGGAAGACAACGTGCACAAGAACTTTGAACTGCTCTTCACCACACTTGCCATCCTCACCATCGAGCTCGCCAGCGAAGAAGTGGTCATCGACCTCATCCGACTCAACATCGCTTTGCAG GATATGGTGCTGGCCAATGAGGAGAACATGTCTATGTCTCTCCGCTGCGGCGTGATGGCATTGGTGGCGGCATACCTCAACTTCCTGAGCCAGATGATTGCCAACCCGTCTTTCTGCCAGCACGTCAGCAAG GTGATTGAGCTGAGGAACATGGACGCACCATATCTTCTGCCAGAGCATATCTTTAGGGACAAGTGCAC CCTTCCTGAGTGTTTGGATAAGGAGGAGCGAGCGCTGTACTTCCAGACCACTGAGATAACCGAGTGCCTGGCTGGTCCAGGATACAACGCTGAGAGACTGTCCATCCCTTACGTCCCTCAAGTCACAG TGCTTTACACAGTGGGAAAAATTCTGCACAGGTGCAAACAGACGTCACAAG ATGAAGACCGCCTTACCCGGAGGAAGAGTTTTGTGGACACCGTCTCATTGCAAGTGGACATCATGTCCAATAATCTTCCTGATAAG TCACAGCTAGCTGAGGAGATCACCTTTGAGACCCTGAAGAAAGCCATCG ACACAAGCGGCCTAGAGGAGCAGGAACGCGAGCGGAGACGTCAGGTGATGGAGAAATTCCAGAAAGCTCCGTTTGAAGAGCTCGCCGCCCACTGCGAGTCGAAG GCCAACATGCTGAACGAGCGTTTGGCGCACATCTTTGAACTCACCATCAG GCCGCCGCCCAGTCCTTCCGGAGTGGTGTCAGTGTCATCAGGCCACGCCCAGAACCAGTCTGTGCCCGTATACGAGATGAAGTTTCCAGACCTTTGTGTCTATTGA
- the LOC133631040 gene encoding protein EFR3 homolog A-like isoform X6, whose translation MEKLTFYAVSAPEKLDRIGAYLAERLSRDVVRHRYWNVVIAMEALDQLLMACHSQSIKPFVESFLHMVAKLLESREPKLQVLGTNSFVKFANIEEDTPSYHRRYDFFVSQFSAMCHSTHEDVDTRTRIRVAGIKGLQGVVRKTVNDELQAIIWEPQHMDKLIPSMLFNMQDSDDLDRAGHPSTPSVSGQDGEENPATLAENCFRELLGRAAYGNMNNAVRPVLVHLDNHHLWEPNEFAVSCFRIIMYSIQAQHSHHVIQQVLGHLDMHNKNTPRVRAGIVQVLLETVAIAAKGSVGPTVLEVFNTLLKHLRMSVDFELGESSRRNSSSSVSSGRSKESEERIVQNAIIQTIGFFGGNLPDYQRAEVMMFIMGKVPVYGTPCHTLDTVKIGHQGTKRIQTMLLSSLIMVTSGFKSKSMAAALPPPFLDPLFSISLMEDGELRQLVLEILHNIIDRHDNRAKLRGIRIIPNVAALKIKREKISKQDVAFMKKHGQQLYRHIYLGCKEEDNVHKNFELLFTTLAILTIELASEEVVIDLIRLNIALQDMVLANEENMSMSLRCGVMALVAAYLNFLSQMIANPSFCQHVSKVIELRNMDAPYLLPEHIFRDKCTLPECLDKEERALYFQTTEITECLAGPGYNAERLSIPYVPQVTDEDRLTRRKSFVDTVSLQVDIMSNNLPDKSQLAEEITFETLKKAIDTSGLEEQERERRRQVMEKFQKAPFEELAAHCESKANMLNERLAHIFELTIRPPPSPSGVVSVSSGHAQNQSVPVYEMKFPDLCVY comes from the exons ATGGAGAAGCTGACCTTCTACGCTGTGTCTGCACCGGAGAAATTGGACCGGATCGGAGCATACCTGGCTGAGCGGCTGAGCAGGGACGTGGTGCGCCATCGCTACTG GAACGTGGTAATCGCCATGGAGGCTCTGGACCAGCTTCTGATGGCCTGTCACTCTCAGAGCATCAAGCCCTTTGTGGAGAGTTTCCTGCACATGGTGGCCAAACTGCTGGAGTCCAGAGAGCCGAAACTGCAGGTCCTGGGGACCAACTCG TTTGTGAAGTTTGCCAATATCGAGGAAGACACTCCCTCCTACCATCGCCGCTATGACTTCTTCGTGTCCCAGTTCAGCGCCATGTGCCACTCTACCCACGAAGATGTGGACACCAGGACCAG GATCCGAGTGGCGGGAATTAAAGGTCTGCAGGGAGTGGTTAGGAAGACGGTGAATGACGAGCTGCAGGCCATCATATGGGAGCCGCAGCACATGGACAAACTCATTCCCTCCATGCTTTTCAACATGCAGGACAGCGATGACCTGGACAG GGCGGGGCATCCCAGCACGCCATCAGTGTCGGGTCAGGACGGCGAGGAGAACCCAGCCACGCTGGCAGAGAACTGCTTCAGAGAGCTGCTGGGCCGAGCCGCCTACGGCAACATGAACAACGCTGTGCGACCCGTGCTGGT TCACCTGGACAACCATCACCTGTGGGAGCCGAACGAGTTTGCTGTTTCCTGCTTCAGGATCATCATGTACTCCATCCAG GCTCAGCATTCGCACCACGTCATCCAGCAGGTCCTAGGCCACCTGGACATGCACAACAAGAACACTCCTCGAGTGCGTGCCGGCATCGTCCAGGTGCTGCTTGAGACCGTGGCCATCGCTGCCAAAGGCTCCGTGG GTCCCACCGTGCTGGAAGTCTTCAACACGCTGCTCAAACACTTGAGGATGAGCGTGGACTTCGAGCTGGGTGAGAGCTCTAGGAGGAATTCCAGCAGCAGCGTTTCATCCGGCCGCAGCAAGGAGAGCGAGGAGCGCATCGTCCAGAACGCGATCATCCAGACCATCG GATTCTTTGGAGGGAACCTGCCTGACTACCAACGAGCTGAGGTCATGATGTTCATCATGGGCAAGGTGCCAGTGTACGGGACCCCCTGCCACACCTTGGATACTGTCAAAATCGG GCATCAAGGAACCAAACGGATCCAGACCATGCTGCTCAGCTCGCTCATCATG GTCACGTCAGGCtttaagtccaagtccatggcGGCTGCGCTCCCCCCACCCTTCCTGGACCCGCTCTTCTCCATCTCCCTCATGGAGGATGGTGAGCTAAGGCAGCTTGTGCTGGAGATCCTGCACAACATCATCGATCGCCATGACAACCGAGCTAAACTGCGCGGCATCAG GATCATTCCCAACGTGGCTGCACTGAAGATCAAGAGAGAAAAGATCTCCAAGCAGGATGTGGCCTTCATGAAGAAG CACGGCCAGCAGCTGTACCGCCACATCTACCTGGGCTGCAAGGAGGAAGACAACGTGCACAAGAACTTTGAACTGCTCTTCACCACACTTGCCATCCTCACCATCGAGCTCGCCAGCGAAGAAGTGGTCATCGACCTCATCCGACTCAACATCGCTTTGCAG GATATGGTGCTGGCCAATGAGGAGAACATGTCTATGTCTCTCCGCTGCGGCGTGATGGCATTGGTGGCGGCATACCTCAACTTCCTGAGCCAGATGATTGCCAACCCGTCTTTCTGCCAGCACGTCAGCAAG GTGATTGAGCTGAGGAACATGGACGCACCATATCTTCTGCCAGAGCATATCTTTAGGGACAAGTGCAC CCTTCCTGAGTGTTTGGATAAGGAGGAGCGAGCGCTGTACTTCCAGACCACTGAGATAACCGAGTGCCTGGCTGGTCCAGGATACAACGCTGAGAGACTGTCCATCCCTTACGTCCCTCAAGTCACAG ATGAAGACCGCCTTACCCGGAGGAAGAGTTTTGTGGACACCGTCTCATTGCAAGTGGACATCATGTCCAATAATCTTCCTGATAAG TCACAGCTAGCTGAGGAGATCACCTTTGAGACCCTGAAGAAAGCCATCG ACACAAGCGGCCTAGAGGAGCAGGAACGCGAGCGGAGACGTCAGGTGATGGAGAAATTCCAGAAAGCTCCGTTTGAAGAGCTCGCCGCCCACTGCGAGTCGAAG GCCAACATGCTGAACGAGCGTTTGGCGCACATCTTTGAACTCACCATCAG GCCGCCGCCCAGTCCTTCCGGAGTGGTGTCAGTGTCATCAGGCCACGCCCAGAACCAGTCTGTGCCCGTATACGAGATGAAGTTTCCAGACCTTTGTGTCTATTGA